Proteins from a genomic interval of Pseudodesulfovibrio nedwellii:
- a CDS encoding methyl-accepting chemotaxis protein codes for MFENLSLKWKVMSLALVGPLLVAAILAAQQVIQIQDSGEKDIIDQSRAVVLMAEAARQEMSKKLEIGVIMPFDQLKHSKEKIIEAIPVITAIKMAKRQSNELNFQFRVPKVSPRNPENTPTPLESKVLAELKAKNLTEKILIEDNQIRYFRAIRLTKECLYCHGNARGDIDPTGGIKEGWKVGEIHGAFQIISSLEGAKANILKAELYTAGETLFILLLIGFLVWLLVKKIIVNPLFRIRIFAQSVASGELDATPEGSFSAELRSVKNSIETMVDKLKTQMFEAAEKKEEAESAKKKAESAMEEAKEHDITATNLLTKMQRIAQEASLIVEQVTSAADELSTQADQVSQGADVQRDRTTQTATAMEEMNATVLEVARNSASSADSASNARIQAQEGAVVVREATTAIREVHDLTVTLKDSMGKLGEQTTDIGQIMNVIEDIADQTNLLALNAAIEAARAGEAGRGFAVVADEVRKLAEKTMAATKEVGDAIQAIQNGASSNIKSVDTAALAVEQATELANQSGESLDRIVSFADETSGQVQSIATAAEEQSAASEEINQAVDDINLIASETADGMNQSAEAINELARLSNELRHLIKEMNE; via the coding sequence ATGTTTGAAAATCTCAGTTTAAAATGGAAAGTGATGTCCCTCGCTCTGGTCGGCCCCCTGCTCGTTGCCGCCATTCTGGCAGCGCAACAGGTAATCCAGATTCAAGACAGTGGCGAAAAAGACATTATCGACCAAAGCCGCGCCGTAGTGCTCATGGCTGAGGCGGCCCGACAGGAGATGTCTAAAAAGTTGGAAATAGGTGTTATCATGCCTTTTGACCAACTGAAACATTCCAAAGAAAAAATCATTGAGGCGATTCCGGTCATTACCGCCATCAAGATGGCAAAACGCCAATCAAATGAACTCAATTTTCAATTCAGAGTTCCCAAAGTCAGTCCTCGAAATCCCGAAAACACGCCTACCCCGCTAGAAAGCAAAGTTCTGGCGGAACTCAAAGCAAAGAATCTTACTGAAAAGATCCTGATTGAAGACAATCAAATCCGCTATTTCCGCGCCATTCGATTGACCAAGGAATGCCTGTACTGCCATGGAAATGCCAGAGGCGATATTGACCCCACGGGCGGCATCAAGGAAGGCTGGAAAGTCGGTGAAATCCACGGCGCATTTCAAATAATATCTTCACTGGAAGGAGCCAAAGCAAACATTCTCAAGGCAGAGCTGTATACGGCAGGTGAAACCCTGTTCATTTTGCTGCTCATTGGTTTCCTTGTTTGGCTTCTGGTCAAAAAGATCATCGTCAACCCGCTTTTCCGCATCCGTATCTTTGCGCAAAGCGTGGCTTCCGGTGAACTGGACGCTACCCCTGAAGGCTCTTTTTCCGCAGAACTTCGCTCTGTGAAAAACAGCATTGAAACCATGGTCGACAAACTCAAAACCCAAATGTTTGAAGCCGCAGAGAAAAAAGAAGAAGCCGAATCCGCAAAGAAAAAAGCTGAATCCGCCATGGAAGAAGCCAAAGAACATGATATCACAGCGACAAATCTGCTAACCAAAATGCAACGCATTGCGCAAGAGGCATCGCTCATCGTAGAACAAGTCACTTCAGCCGCGGACGAACTCTCAACCCAGGCAGACCAGGTCAGTCAGGGTGCAGACGTTCAAAGAGATCGTACAACCCAGACGGCAACAGCCATGGAAGAAATGAACGCAACAGTACTTGAAGTCGCCCGCAATTCAGCCAGCTCAGCGGATTCAGCCTCCAACGCCAGAATACAAGCTCAGGAAGGAGCCGTTGTTGTCCGAGAAGCCACGACAGCCATTCGCGAGGTGCATGATCTTACAGTCACACTCAAAGATTCCATGGGTAAACTCGGTGAACAAACTACCGATATCGGCCAAATCATGAATGTCATTGAAGACATCGCGGATCAAACCAATCTCCTTGCCCTGAACGCAGCAATCGAGGCCGCCCGAGCAGGTGAAGCCGGACGCGGGTTCGCCGTTGTTGCGGATGAAGTCCGCAAATTAGCGGAAAAGACCATGGCCGCCACCAAGGAAGTTGGCGATGCCATTCAAGCTATTCAAAACGGTGCATCATCCAACATCAAGAGTGTGGACACCGCAGCCCTCGCAGTGGAACAAGCCACGGAACTTGCCAATCAATCCGGAGAATCTCTAGACCGCATCGTATCCTTTGCAGACGAAACATCCGGCCAGGTCCAATCCATTGCCACGGCAGCTGAAGAACAATCAGCGGCATCCGAAGAGATCAACCAAGCCGTCGACGATATCAACCTGATCGCTTCCGAGACCGCCGACGGCATGAATCAATCCGCCGAGGCTATCAATGAACTGGCTCGACTCTCCAACGAACTCCGCCATCTCATCAAGGAAATGAACGAGTAA
- a CDS encoding CBS domain-containing protein: protein MKIKDLMTPVEDYQTLGLETSLSDVVSALHGSKHRDILIVDENGAFAGVVTMTDIIVALEPNYKKLNKTDLGSDILSNRFVAEQFKEFNLWTNTLTDLCSKSLDLKAKDVMHVPEDTHYLDQDSDLEHGVHLYIIDTPQPLIVRSNGKVEGILRMADVFDEIINRMSACAG from the coding sequence ATGAAAATCAAAGACCTGATGACTCCGGTAGAGGATTACCAGACCCTTGGTCTGGAAACCTCTCTGAGCGACGTCGTGAGCGCCTTGCACGGCAGCAAACACCGCGACATCCTCATTGTGGATGAAAACGGTGCCTTTGCAGGCGTGGTGACCATGACGGACATCATCGTTGCGCTGGAACCCAACTACAAGAAGCTCAACAAAACCGATCTGGGCAGCGACATTCTGTCCAACCGATTTGTGGCCGAACAGTTTAAAGAATTCAATCTCTGGACCAACACCTTGACCGACCTCTGTAGCAAGAGCCTCGACCTCAAGGCCAAAGACGTCATGCATGTCCCCGAAGACACCCATTACTTAGATCAAGATAGCGACTTGGAGCATGGTGTACATCTCTACATTATCGATACTCCCCAGCCCTTGATCGTCCGTAGTAACGGCAAAGTGGAAGGAATCCTCCGCATGGCCGATGTCTTTGATGAAATCATTAATCGCATGAGCGCCTGTGCCGGCTAG
- a CDS encoding sodium:solute symporter family protein, with protein MNLLAVYFALFIGMGIYEYIKRKDFEEFAVAGRRCSATVAGISITASCVGASATIGMTGLAFSVGTPSFWWLGSGAAGLLVLSTFLAAKTRRSGVFTLPDMAEKFISPAARKITALIIIPAWASILAAQYIAAAKAATALSGMDYSTALIGCALVITAYTMLGGQNSILKSDAVQYSLVAVGLGLALYYTGTASPVSLTDVKLQFVNEAFPMSKWTYFMIIVGGSYVVCPMLFGRLFSARGEKQAKQGAFIATAGIALSAVVIVCIGLYARGLAPAGTDADSILTQIVPSVMPGWAGTALLFALLSAIISSADSCLITAATILEHDVIGGSNTTRCRLIMVAIGMGALGIAASGGSILSLLLAANDIYVCGVVAPMFVTILAWGKRPINPRTMLLAIIIGGALGIMAASTGIKAYSFAGVGTSLALSVAALIPSRRLAESQ; from the coding sequence ATGAATCTTCTCGCAGTATACTTTGCCCTTTTCATTGGAATGGGCATCTACGAATATATCAAACGCAAAGACTTCGAAGAATTTGCAGTGGCTGGCCGTCGATGCAGCGCAACAGTGGCAGGCATATCCATCACCGCGTCCTGCGTTGGAGCATCCGCAACCATCGGCATGACCGGGCTGGCCTTCAGCGTCGGCACCCCCTCTTTCTGGTGGCTGGGATCAGGTGCGGCGGGCCTGCTCGTTCTTAGTACATTTCTTGCGGCAAAAACCCGTCGAAGCGGCGTTTTCACACTACCGGACATGGCTGAGAAGTTCATCTCACCTGCCGCTCGTAAAATCACGGCATTGATAATTATCCCGGCATGGGCATCAATTCTGGCCGCCCAATATATCGCGGCAGCCAAGGCCGCCACCGCCTTATCCGGCATGGACTATTCAACAGCTCTCATCGGTTGCGCTCTGGTCATCACCGCCTACACCATGCTCGGCGGCCAAAACTCCATCCTGAAAAGTGATGCCGTACAATACTCACTGGTTGCCGTCGGACTCGGATTGGCTCTCTATTATACAGGTACGGCATCTCCGGTTTCCCTCACCGATGTAAAATTACAATTCGTCAATGAAGCATTCCCCATGTCGAAATGGACCTATTTCATGATCATTGTGGGCGGCAGCTATGTGGTCTGCCCAATGTTGTTCGGACGACTCTTTTCCGCGCGTGGTGAAAAACAGGCAAAACAAGGGGCTTTTATCGCCACAGCTGGCATTGCCCTCTCCGCCGTAGTCATCGTCTGTATCGGCCTGTACGCCCGAGGGTTGGCTCCCGCAGGAACGGACGCTGATTCCATTCTCACACAAATTGTCCCTTCGGTCATGCCAGGATGGGCCGGAACCGCCCTGCTCTTCGCCCTACTGTCGGCCATCATTTCATCGGCAGACTCCTGCCTCATCACCGCCGCCACAATTTTGGAACATGATGTCATCGGTGGCAGCAATACGACCAGATGCCGCCTGATAATGGTTGCCATAGGCATGGGTGCACTTGGTATTGCCGCATCCGGGGGTAGCATCCTGTCCCTACTGCTCGCGGCCAACGATATTTATGTTTGCGGGGTAGTCGCTCCAATGTTTGTCACCATCCTCGCCTGGGGAAAACGACCGATCAACCCGCGCACCATGCTTCTTGCCATTATCATCGGAGGTGCATTGGGAATAATGGCTGCTTCGACCGGCATAAAAGCGTACAGTTTCGCTGGAGTCGGGACATCTCTGGCGTTATCCGTGGCCGCATTGATACCGTCACGCAGGTTGGCCGAATCCCAATAG
- a CDS encoding sigma-54 interaction domain-containing protein — protein MPIADPTELIHSLTDKKGLAALLDVLPLGVAIMDKEGTLLAINSTYENITGVEGKQVLGIKCLHALRCDFCMKNCPVMTEWEDLTPQTVEANILNRNREKVFVNLTLAPLMGENNTIQGAIETITPSGGGPLDEVAGHVLGLGELVGRSPQVRKIFSMTPSIAQTDSPVLLTGETGTGKDMLAEEIHNESDRDGPFVKVNCGALPDPLLESELFGHNKNAFPGADQTKQGRLRMAHGGTLFITEIGDLPMRLQTKLLAYMDNHVVRPMGSTKGVRTDVRIMAASNTDLEEAVRNKTFRQDLLYRLNVIRLHLPPLRERGEDLLLLQDHFLKMFQLRYKKKVERFSKNVDNLLKSYVFPGNIRELRNLIEYAVNFCDTPVIRMRHLPGYILHGHGLPKNLVTSPDQHPHTPGEVRMARPERWEDVQRKMILEALVKTGGRKQQTAELLGWGRSTLWRKMKHFGIE, from the coding sequence ATGCCAATAGCCGATCCGACCGAGTTGATACACAGCCTGACTGACAAAAAAGGACTTGCCGCGCTCCTTGATGTCCTCCCACTTGGCGTTGCCATCATGGACAAAGAAGGGACCCTGCTCGCTATCAACAGCACCTATGAAAACATCACGGGCGTTGAGGGGAAACAGGTCCTCGGCATAAAATGCCTCCATGCCTTGCGGTGTGATTTCTGTATGAAAAACTGCCCGGTCATGACCGAATGGGAAGACCTAACTCCCCAGACCGTCGAAGCCAACATTCTCAATCGCAACAGAGAAAAGGTCTTCGTCAACCTGACTCTTGCCCCCCTCATGGGCGAAAACAACACCATACAAGGTGCCATCGAGACCATCACACCAAGCGGAGGAGGCCCCCTCGACGAAGTCGCAGGCCATGTTCTGGGACTCGGCGAACTGGTTGGCCGAAGCCCGCAGGTGCGAAAGATATTTTCTATGACACCGTCCATTGCACAGACGGATTCCCCGGTACTGCTCACAGGAGAAACTGGCACTGGCAAGGACATGTTGGCCGAAGAAATTCACAACGAATCAGATCGTGACGGACCATTCGTCAAAGTTAATTGCGGCGCCCTGCCCGACCCTCTTCTTGAATCCGAACTCTTCGGACACAACAAAAACGCCTTTCCCGGAGCGGATCAGACCAAACAGGGACGACTACGAATGGCCCATGGCGGCACACTGTTTATCACGGAAATTGGCGATCTTCCCATGCGACTGCAAACAAAACTCCTTGCTTACATGGACAATCATGTCGTGCGCCCCATGGGGTCCACCAAAGGAGTCCGTACAGACGTTCGCATCATGGCGGCCAGTAACACAGATCTGGAAGAAGCCGTACGCAACAAAACATTTCGTCAAGACCTCCTCTACCGCCTCAACGTTATCCGACTCCACCTCCCTCCCTTGCGAGAACGTGGTGAAGATTTACTTTTGCTTCAGGACCACTTCCTGAAAATGTTTCAACTTCGCTACAAGAAAAAAGTTGAACGGTTCTCCAAAAATGTGGATAACCTCCTCAAATCGTACGTATTCCCAGGTAATATTCGGGAATTACGAAACCTCATCGAGTATGCCGTCAACTTTTGCGACACCCCGGTCATCAGAATGCGCCATTTACCCGGGTACATCCTGCACGGTCATGGGTTACCGAAAAACCTTGTGACATCGCCCGACCAACACCCTCACACCCCGGGCGAAGTCAGAATGGCACGCCCTGAACGGTGGGAAGATGTTCAACGCAAAATGATACTGGAAGCCTTGGTCAAGACCGGCGGCCGCAAACAGCAGACGGCTGAACTCCTCGGATGGGGGCGAAGCACCTTGTGGCGCAAAATGAAACATTTCGGCATAGAGTAA
- a CDS encoding SLC13 family permease has protein sequence METAQAAKPSFDWKRLVFMLLGVVLFAVVYFAPAWPDAIDPMGQHFPLPTEAKGAIAVFLLAGTWWVFEVVPIGVTSLMIGILQVMFLIRPAKVAFKDFMDPSVLFIFASIMIGLVFTKTGLTKRLAYKMLDVVGERTSMIYLGVFVVTAALTHIMAHTAVAATIYPLLLAIYALYGEGDKPTKFGKGLFIGMAYVAGAGSVVTLLGAARGAVALGFYKEIVNVDIGFFELSYYMAPIGWAMTFLLWGFFMIVCKPEKDRIPGLREKARELNAKMGRLTRDEIMAAVIVGGVICIMSLRSFVPALQAVDKTAIILCSSVLFFVFKILDLKDLEDIPWNIILLFAGAMSIGFCLWETGAAKWMAVNWLVMFQDANWFIFVMSIAFFVMMMTNFIMNVAAIAISLPVALVIAPYLGVAPEVILYASLVVAGMPFLLLVGAAPNAIAYDSGQFTTGEFFGWGVPASILLMVVVGLAILVIWPIMGMPITLPAGG, from the coding sequence ATGGAAACAGCTCAAGCTGCCAAACCCTCATTCGACTGGAAACGCCTGGTGTTCATGCTCCTCGGCGTCGTACTCTTCGCCGTTGTCTACTTCGCTCCGGCATGGCCGGACGCAATTGACCCCATGGGTCAGCACTTTCCCCTGCCTACGGAAGCTAAAGGTGCCATCGCCGTTTTCCTGCTGGCCGGTACATGGTGGGTCTTTGAAGTCGTCCCCATCGGCGTCACTTCATTAATGATCGGTATTCTTCAGGTCATGTTCCTGATTCGCCCAGCTAAAGTGGCGTTCAAGGATTTCATGGATCCGTCCGTTCTCTTTATTTTCGCCTCCATCATGATCGGTCTGGTTTTCACGAAGACTGGCCTGACAAAACGACTTGCATACAAAATGCTTGATGTCGTAGGCGAACGTACCTCAATGATCTATCTCGGCGTCTTCGTGGTCACGGCCGCCCTGACCCACATTATGGCGCACACCGCTGTGGCAGCCACCATATATCCGCTGCTGCTCGCCATTTACGCATTGTACGGTGAAGGCGACAAACCCACTAAGTTCGGTAAGGGATTGTTCATAGGTATGGCCTACGTGGCCGGTGCCGGTTCCGTTGTCACCCTGCTTGGTGCAGCCCGGGGAGCAGTAGCTCTCGGCTTCTACAAGGAAATCGTCAACGTAGACATCGGCTTCTTCGAGCTGAGTTACTACATGGCACCCATAGGTTGGGCCATGACCTTCCTGCTGTGGGGCTTCTTCATGATCGTATGCAAGCCTGAAAAAGACCGTATTCCCGGCCTGAGAGAAAAAGCGCGTGAACTCAACGCAAAAATGGGCCGCTTAACCCGTGATGAGATCATGGCTGCCGTCATCGTTGGTGGTGTCATCTGTATCATGTCCTTACGCTCCTTTGTCCCGGCCCTTCAAGCTGTAGACAAAACCGCCATCATTCTTTGCTCCTCAGTTCTCTTCTTTGTCTTCAAGATCCTTGATCTAAAAGACCTCGAAGACATCCCCTGGAACATCATCCTGCTGTTCGCCGGTGCCATGTCCATTGGTTTCTGTCTCTGGGAAACCGGTGCAGCAAAATGGATGGCCGTTAACTGGCTGGTCATGTTCCAGGATGCGAACTGGTTTATCTTCGTCATGTCCATCGCCTTCTTCGTCATGATGATGACCAACTTCATCATGAACGTGGCGGCCATCGCCATATCGTTACCGGTTGCCCTCGTTATCGCGCCTTACCTTGGCGTGGCTCCCGAAGTCATCCTGTACGCCTCTCTGGTTGTTGCTGGTATGCCTTTCCTGCTCCTTGTCGGCGCAGCTCCCAACGCCATTGCATACGACTCTGGACAGTTCACCACGGGTGAATTCTTCGGCTGGGGCGTTCCCGCTTCCATCCTGCTCATGGTTGTTGTCGGTCTTGCAATCCTCGTCATCTGGCCGATTATGGGTATGCCCATCACGCTGCCCGCAGGCGGTTAA
- a CDS encoding NifB/NifX family molybdenum-iron cluster-binding protein — MEKILIPLTGNELAPRFDIALEVLIVSVTRETSAMGKIDEKVVILDTPSSEAMYRMVMSENIKTIICAGIEKEIFDFLRRKRISIIDNVCGPVDAVLEAYLMGNLSQGQIYY; from the coding sequence ATGGAAAAAATTCTTATCCCCCTCACAGGCAACGAACTAGCTCCCAGGTTTGACATCGCCCTTGAAGTACTCATTGTTTCCGTAACCAGAGAAACAAGCGCCATGGGTAAAATCGATGAAAAAGTCGTCATTCTCGACACCCCTTCCAGTGAAGCCATGTACCGAATGGTCATGTCAGAAAACATCAAGACCATCATCTGCGCAGGCATTGAAAAAGAGATATTCGATTTCTTGCGACGCAAGCGAATCAGTATCATAGATAACGTCTGTGGCCCGGTTGATGCTGTTCTCGAAGCATATCTCATGGGGAACCTCTCTCAGGGACAAATCTACTATTAA